Proteins encoded within one genomic window of Onychostoma macrolepis isolate SWU-2019 chromosome 11, ASM1243209v1, whole genome shotgun sequence:
- the tbce gene encoding tubulin-specific chaperone E — MKTQEVSEDAVGRRVSCDGERGTVRYVGPVPPTAGVWLGVEWDDPERGKHDGSHEGERYFTCRHPTGGSFVRPKKASFGVDYVTALKQRYEVKLQEVIGEELTISSKTVMMVGFEDVKQKQRLENLTEIGLRRCEVSGPGPENEIRNTTPLAQSLDLSGNLLSSWEVLAAITEQLESLQELQLSHNRLSISSEPSRLSPAFSRLRVLSLNSCALTWTQVLHCAPMWQKLEELYLADNDITELQRPERVLQTLKVLDLSNNHIVQETVLEISHLPCLEKLNLSSTGLSVIQFSDASPGNKTALFPALKTLLLDDNNISEWRVVNELEKLPSLLHLSCRRNPLQQREKNLETARQIIIARLSRLELLDMRQVLSDERKGAELDYCKMFGLAWLKAGGHREPEKNVPNTEFTSEHPRFLALIQKYGAPEEGELKEQIPFALKNQLLTVTFVCPEDSERKPIEKKLPGSMIVQKVKGLLHRLLKLPGVELKLSYTCSQMAGREIEIDNDLKPLEFYSVEEGDRILVRWS; from the exons ATGAAGACTCAGGAGGTGTCGGAGGATGCTGTGGGCAGACGGGTGAGCTGTGATGGAGAAAGAGGAACTGTCCGTTACGTGGGTCCGGTTCCTCCCACCGCAG GTGTGTGGTTGGGCGTGGAGTGGGACGATCCAGAGAGAGGAAAACACGACGGGAGTCATGAAGGAGAGCGATATTTCACCTGCAG ACACCCGACGGGCGGCTCGTTCGTTCGGCCCAAGAAGGCCAGTTTCGGTGTGGATTACGTGACGGCTCTAAAGCAGCGCTACGAGGTGAAACTACAAGAGGTTATCGGAGAAGAGCTGACGATCTCCAGCAAAACCGTGATGATGGTCGGATTTGAGGACGTCAAGCAGAAACAGAG GCTGGAGAACCTGACAGAAATCGGTCTGAGGAGATGCGAGGTGTCTGGTCCAGGCCCGGAGAATGAGATCAGAAACACCACACCAT TGGCTCAGTCTCTGGATCTTTCTGGAAACCTGCTGAGCTCGTGGGAGGTGCTGGCGGCGATCACCGAGCAGCTGGAGTCTCTGCAGGAGCTGCAGCTCAG TCACAACAGGTTGAGTATCTCCAGTGAGCCGAGCCGTTTAAGCCCCGCCTTCTCTCGTCTGAGGGTGCTGTCACTCAACAGCTGCGCACTCACCTGGACTCAG GTTCTCCACTGCGCCCCCATGTGGCAGAAGTTAGAGGAACTTTATCTCGCTGACAACGACATCACAGAATTACAGAG ACCAGAACGTGTGCTACAGACTTTAAAAGTGCTGGATTTATCCAATAACCACATAGTCCAGGAGACGGTGCTGGAAATCTCACATTTACCCTG TTTGGAGAAGCTGAATCTGTCCAGCACCGGTTTATCCGTCATTCAGTTCAGTGATGCTTCACCAG GTAACAAGACGGCTTTGTTTCCTGCGCTGAAGACACTTTTACTAGACGACAACAACATTTCAGAG TGGCGTGTGGTGAACGAGCTGGAGAAGCTGCCGTCTCTGCTTCATCTGTCCTGTCGGAGAAACCCGCTGCAGCAGAGAGAGAAGAACCTGGAGACCGCGAGACAGATCATCATCGCCCGACTGAGCCGGCTGGAGCTGCTCGACATGAGACAG GTTTTGTCGGATGAGAGGAAGGGTGCGGAGCTGGATTACTGTAAGATGTTTGGATTGGCGTGGCTGAAGGCTGGAGGTCACCGCGAGCCGGAGAAGAACGTCCCGAACACAGAGTTCACGAGCGAACACCCGCGATTCCTCGCGCTCATCCAGA aGTACGGCGCTCCAGAGGAGGGCGAGCTGAAAGAACAGATACCATTTGCTCTAAAAAATCAATTATTAA CCGTAACGTTCGTTTGTCCGGAGGATTCGGAGAGGAAGCCCATAGAGAAGAAGCTGCCAG GCTCGATGATTGTTCAGAAGGTGAAGGGGCTTTTACATCGGCTGCTCAAATTACCAGGAGTGGAGTTAAAGCTGTCCTACACCTGCTCGCAG
- the rbm34 gene encoding LOW QUALITY PROTEIN: RNA-binding protein 34 (The sequence of the model RefSeq protein was modified relative to this genomic sequence to represent the inferred CDS: substituted 1 base at 1 genomic stop codon), producing MKKKKQFVKSSDGGDAGDYTVGQVSSSLFPEKHKTGALSSLFSSTSSANTLVFVPAPKTESNVTPAPSDNADVKGQRQIQKQKSKETSKTLSVAEKKLQDRESALQNADDEGQTSAKKVKRKRPDATDATTQEERLVKHRKAVKNMAEERIKLKRTVFVGNLPPSCTKKMLLSLFKQAGDIESVRFRSVVQEDPTMSRKVAAIQRKVHPKKQNINAYIVFKEDEAAAGALNWNGQEIQPGFYIRVDRVSQRSGHDHKRSIFVGNLPYGEXQSSLREHFEECGNVEAVRLVRDRESGMGKGFGYVLFESPDSVMLALKLDGSRLLDRNIRVKRSVKKEKEKKTPPGRPSRFKGSKQEIRNKTGGKNFKTNPGNKQTPASSFKGEMADPTAKRGKGLKKKFKHKKKKPNVHI from the exons atgaagaagaagaagcagttTGTAAAGAG TAGTGATGGTGGAGATGCTGGAGATTATACAGTCGGTCAGGTGTCCAGCAGCCTGTTCccagaaaaacacaaaaccgGAGCTTTATCATCTTTATTCTCCTCCACATCATCTGCAAATACTTTAGTCTTTGTTCCTGCACCGAAG ACTGAGTCTAATGTCACACCAGCACCGTCTGATAACGCTGATGTCAAAGGACAGCGTCAGATTCAGAAACAGAAATCGAAGGAGACTTCAAAGACGCTCTCGGTGGCTGAGAAGAAGCTACAGGACAG AGAGAGCGCTCTACAGAATGCAGATGATGAAGGACAAACGAgtgcaaagaaagtcaaacgCAAACGTCCAGATGCAACAGATGCAACGACTCAAGAGGAGAGGCTTGTTAAACACAGAAAGGCAGTAAAGAACATGGCAGAGGAGCGAATCAAATTGAAACGTACGGTGTTTGTGGGGAACCTGCCTCCGAGCTGCACAAAGAAG aTGCTTTTGTCTCTGTTCAAGCAGGCTGGAGACATCGAGTCGGTCCGCTTCCGTTCAGTG GTGCAAGAAGACCCAACTATGTCCCGTAAAGTGGCGGCCATCCA GAGgaaagttcatccaaaaaaacaGAATATTAACGCTTACATCGTCTTCAAAGAGGACGAAGCAGCTGCTGGCGCTCTGAATTG GAATGGGCAGGAGATTCAGCCGGGTTTTTATATCCGAGTGGACCGCGTCTCTCAGCGCAGTGGC CATGATCATAAAAGGTCCATATTTGTGGGAAATTTACCGTACGGTGAGTAACAGT CTTCCCTGCGTGAACACTTCGAGGAGTGTGGGAACGTGGAGGCGGTGCGTTTGGTGCGAGACAGAGAGTCTGGGATGGGGAAGGGCTTCGGCTACGTCTTGTTTGAG AGCCCAGATTCGGTGATGCTGGCACTGAAACTGGACGGCTCCAGATTACTAGATCGAAACATCAGAGTGAAACGATCCGTGAAGaaggagaaagaaaagaaaacccCTCCAGGCCGTCCTTCAAGATTCAAAGGGTCAAAGCAAGAAATCAGAAATAAGACGGGAGGAAAGAACTTTAAGACAAATCCTGGCAACAAACAAACACCAGCTTCATCGTTCAAAGGAGAGATGGCAGATCCTACTGCCAAACGAGGCAAAGGACTGAAAAAGAAATTTAAGCACAAGAAAAAGAAACCAAATGTTCATATTTAA
- the tomm20b gene encoding mitochondrial import receptor subunit TOM20 homolog B isoform X2 — protein sequence MMGGSSSRIAAGLGAALFVGYCIYFDRKRRSDPNYKNKLRERRKKQKVAQEKAGLSKLPDLKDAEAVQKFFLEEIQLGEELLAQGDYEKGVDHLTNAIAVCGQPQQLLQVLQQTLPPPVFQMLLTKLPTISQRIVSAQSVSDDDIE from the exons ATGATGggcggcagcagcagcaggatCGCGGCTGGTTTGGGCGCAGCGCTCTTCGTCGGTTACTGCATTTATTTCGACAGAAAGAGACGGAGTGACCCGAACTACAAGAACAAACTACGAGAAC GAAGAAAAAAGCAGAAGGTGGCTCAGGAGAAAGCTGGATTATCAAAG TTACCAGACCTGAAAGACGCCGAAGCTGTTCAGAAGTTCTTCCTGGAGGAGATTCAGCTCGGAGAAGAGCTGCTGGCTCAGG GTGACTATGAGAAAGGCGTGGATCATCTGACGAATGCGATCGCCGTGTGCGGTCAGCCGCAGCAGCTCCTGCAGGTCCTGCAGCAAACGCTTCCTCCTCCGGTCTTCCAGATGCTCCTCACCAAACTGCCCACCATCAGCCAG CGCATCGTCAGCGCTCAGAGCGTCAGCGACGACGACATCGAGTAG
- the tomm20b gene encoding mitochondrial import receptor subunit TOM20 homolog B isoform X1 — protein MMGGSSSRIAAGLGAALFVGYCIYFDRKRRSDPNYKNKLRERRKKQKVAQEKAGLSKLPDLKDAEAVQKFFLEEIQLGEELLAQGDYEKGVDHLTNAIAVCGQPQQLLQVLQQTLPPPVFQMLLTKLPTISQRIVSAQSVSDDDIE, from the exons ATGATGggcggcagcagcagcaggatCGCGGCTGGTTTGGGCGCAGCGCTCTTCGTCGGTTACTGCATTTATTTCGACAGAAAGAGACGGAGTGACCCGAACTACAAGAACAAACTACGAGAAC GAAGAAAAAAGCAGAAGGTGGCTCAGGAGAAAGCTGGATTATCAAAG TTACCAGACCTGAAAGACGCCGAAGCTGTTCAGAAGTTCTTCCTGGAGGAGATTCAGCTCGGAGAAGAGCTGCTGGCTCAGG GTGACTATGAGAAAGGCGTGGATCATCTGACGAATGCGATCGCCGTGTGTGGTCAGCCGCAGCAGCTCCTGCAGGTCCTGCAGCAAACGCTTCCTCCTCCGGTCTTCCAGATGCTCCTCACCAAACTGCCCACCATCAGCCAG CGCATCGTCAGCGCTCAGAGCGTCAGCGACGACGACATCGAGTAG